A stretch of the Deltaproteobacteria bacterium genome encodes the following:
- a CDS encoding nitrile hydratase subunit beta, translated as MSPATGRFKTGDRVHVKFEDRPGHLRTPWYIRGKSGWVEKVYGDFLNPELLAFGKDGLPKKTLYLVAFNFTDVFAKPGGAKDKVLVDIYDHWLEPLA; from the coding sequence GTGAGTCCGGCGACGGGCAGGTTCAAGACCGGCGACCGGGTTCACGTCAAATTCGAAGACCGCCCCGGCCATCTGCGCACGCCCTGGTATATTCGCGGCAAATCGGGCTGGGTTGAAAAAGTCTACGGCGATTTTTTAAATCCCGAACTGCTCGCTTTCGGTAAAGATGGCTTACCGAAAAAGACACTTTATCTCGTCGCTTTCAATTTCACCGATGTCTTTGCCAAGCCGGGCGGCGCAAAGGACAAAGTGCTCGTCGATATCTACGATCATTGGTTGGAACCGTTGGCTTGA